In the Pseudothauera hydrothermalis genome, one interval contains:
- a CDS encoding DUF748 domain-containing protein codes for MRSPADLAARLRPSRKLLNWFALCTAAYALFGLVAVPYLVRQHGERVLGELIGRVVTVEQVQFNPFTLALTVEGLRVLEADGSAAAFSLARAHANFELESLLRQGAVIHELRLEAPRLSLVRGADGQHNWRDVAARLAKTAADGEQQALPVRFSLGNIQLKGGEVELHDRQNGVHHQLRELAIDLPFLSNLPSKLDVFVEPRASATLNGRPVKLSGKTRPFTAGRETTLELVLDELELAPFLVYLPFEPAFALRSGQLSTDLSLAFRQTEDGPPYVALNGEVRLGQLQVEDAGGRAVLAAEEISAELVESQPLAAKWHFTRLRMQSPHVVLVREQDGRFNLSRLLWPDRSDANRQSGQTVRSEAGAAVDFLLALARVRDGVLDFEDHAAAPFKTRLADINIDLRDLATVGDLPAMVRGDFLTDAGERFDFQEQLRIAPFELEGIATVTDLQPARFAPYYRHVLGGGEVRGGKLDAVVRHRVRARDQRPEIELTVENLAMRDAVLGLKGVRQALLELPELTVAEMTVLPSGRSVAVREAKLRGAALQLKRLADGRLDALDFLTSGADKGSPPAWRYSIAQLGIEDTSVRLEDRAHRAPVVVHAQRLALSADGLSNAEGHAARISLHTQINQHGKLQAEGSLALSPFKTELTLDLSAFDLLPLQPYLLEQTQIAIEGGRLGAQGVLALEQRASGDWRGRYRGGLTVEDFASTDRRHAAEFVRWRQLRLDGMDLAMPWALSIDEAAVSGFHGRLILDERGRLNVREIGPLTPEPGDTPAVAVFSPPAQRPPFALGRVVFRQGSIAFSDRFIRPNYDANLSGLRGQLVGLSSDPSTLARLELDGKVDKTASVSIRGQFNPFRDDRRLEIAAEVKDFDLVGVSAYAGKYVGYGIDKGKLSAQLQYTIEDRKLVASHQVFLDQLTFGPPTGSPDAIQAPVQLAMALLKNRRGEIDLHLPVSGTLDDPQFSVGGLVLRAIMSLLGKAVTSPFALLGSMFGGGEELSQLTFEPGTAELGPEALTRLRTLADALRDRPALKLEIAGRADPATDRDALKRLALLRTVKAVKQRALVDGGGQAPALDELTLTDEEYPALLRKAYREGDFEKPRNFFGMIKDVPVAQMEAALLANTVLEAEAFSALAQQRAWAARDWLIDEGGVPAERVFVRAPQIGQTGGQDCGACVHFALR; via the coding sequence ATGCGCTCACCCGCTGATCTGGCTGCCCGCCTGCGGCCTTCGCGCAAGCTGCTGAACTGGTTTGCCCTGTGCACTGCGGCCTATGCGCTGTTCGGCTTGGTTGCCGTGCCCTATCTGGTACGCCAGCATGGCGAACGTGTGCTGGGCGAGCTCATCGGCCGTGTGGTGACGGTCGAACAGGTACAGTTCAATCCCTTCACCCTTGCGCTTACCGTGGAGGGTTTGCGCGTGCTAGAGGCTGACGGCAGCGCAGCGGCTTTTTCGCTGGCACGCGCGCATGCCAATTTCGAGCTTGAATCGCTCCTGCGCCAGGGCGCCGTTATCCATGAACTGCGTCTGGAAGCACCACGGCTCAGTCTGGTGCGAGGCGCCGACGGGCAGCACAATTGGCGTGATGTCGCCGCTCGCTTGGCTAAGACCGCCGCCGATGGCGAACAGCAAGCACTGCCCGTACGGTTTTCCCTGGGCAATATCCAGCTCAAGGGGGGCGAAGTTGAATTGCACGATCGACAAAACGGTGTGCACCACCAGCTTCGCGAGCTGGCCATCGATCTTCCTTTTTTGTCCAATCTGCCGTCCAAGTTGGACGTGTTCGTAGAACCGCGCGCTTCGGCAACGCTCAATGGCCGACCGGTGAAGCTGAGCGGCAAGACCCGACCGTTTACTGCGGGGAGGGAAACGACGCTGGAATTGGTGCTCGATGAGCTCGAACTGGCCCCTTTTCTGGTCTATTTGCCGTTCGAACCGGCCTTTGCACTGCGCAGTGGACAGTTGAGCACCGACCTCAGCTTGGCTTTTCGCCAGACCGAAGACGGTCCGCCCTATGTCGCGCTCAACGGCGAAGTGCGCCTCGGCCAGCTCCAGGTCGAGGATGCTGGTGGGCGAGCGGTGTTGGCCGCAGAGGAAATCTCCGCCGAGTTGGTCGAAAGCCAACCGTTGGCGGCCAAATGGCATTTCACCCGGTTGCGCATGCAGTCGCCGCATGTGGTGCTGGTGCGCGAGCAAGACGGCCGCTTCAACCTGAGCCGCTTGCTGTGGCCGGACCGTTCCGATGCCAATCGCCAAAGCGGTCAGACGGTCCGGAGCGAAGCCGGCGCAGCGGTCGATTTTCTGCTCGCCCTCGCGCGGGTGCGTGACGGGGTGCTGGATTTTGAAGATCATGCGGCAGCGCCGTTCAAGACCCGTTTGGCCGACATCAACATCGATCTGCGCGATCTGGCTACCGTGGGCGATTTGCCCGCGATGGTTCGCGGCGATTTTTTGACCGACGCCGGCGAGCGCTTCGACTTTCAGGAGCAACTGCGGATTGCGCCTTTCGAGCTGGAGGGCATTGCTACGGTGACCGACCTGCAACCGGCCCGCTTTGCGCCTTATTACCGTCATGTGTTGGGTGGCGGCGAAGTGCGCGGCGGCAAACTCGACGCCGTAGTGCGCCATCGGGTGCGCGCCCGCGATCAGCGGCCGGAAATCGAATTGACGGTGGAAAACCTGGCTATGCGCGACGCGGTACTGGGGCTCAAGGGCGTTCGTCAGGCGCTGCTTGAATTGCCCGAATTGACCGTCGCCGAAATGACCGTGCTGCCGTCCGGGCGCAGCGTTGCGGTCCGTGAAGCCAAGCTGCGCGGCGCCGCGTTGCAGCTCAAGCGCTTGGCCGATGGCAGGCTGGATGCGCTCGACTTTTTGACCTCCGGCGCAGACAAAGGCAGCCCGCCGGCCTGGCGTTACAGCATCGCCCAACTCGGTATCGAAGACACCAGCGTGCGCCTGGAAGATCGCGCTCACCGCGCACCGGTGGTGGTGCATGCCCAGCGCTTGGCGCTCAGCGCCGACGGCCTGTCGAACGCCGAAGGCCATGCGGCCCGTATCAGCCTGCATACCCAGATCAATCAACACGGCAAGCTGCAAGCCGAAGGCAGCTTGGCACTGTCGCCTTTCAAGACTGAGTTGACGCTCGATCTGAGCGCATTCGATCTGTTGCCGCTGCAGCCTTATCTACTGGAACAGACCCAGATCGCCATCGAGGGCGGTCGCCTGGGCGCTCAAGGTGTGTTGGCCTTGGAGCAGCGCGCATCGGGTGATTGGCGCGGGCGCTATCGCGGCGGGTTGACTGTGGAGGATTTTGCCTCTACCGACCGTCGACATGCCGCCGAGTTTGTGCGCTGGCGCCAATTGCGGCTCGATGGGATGGATTTGGCCATGCCCTGGGCCTTGAGCATTGATGAGGCCGCAGTGAGCGGCTTTCATGGTCGGCTGATTCTGGATGAGCGCGGCCGGCTGAACGTCAGGGAGATCGGCCCGCTGACGCCCGAGCCGGGCGATACGCCGGCGGTGGCGGTCTTTTCACCCCCCGCGCAGAGGCCGCCCTTCGCGCTCGGCCGGGTGGTGTTTCGCCAAGGCAGTATCGCGTTCAGCGACCGCTTCATCCGCCCGAATTACGACGCCAACCTGAGCGGGTTGCGCGGCCAACTGGTGGGCTTATCGTCGGACCCATCCACGCTCGCCCGGTTGGAGCTCGATGGTAAGGTGGACAAAACCGCCTCGGTGAGCATCCGCGGCCAGTTCAACCCCTTCCGCGACGATCGCCGGCTGGAGATTGCCGCCGAGGTGAAAGACTTCGATCTGGTCGGCGTGTCCGCATACGCCGGCAAATACGTGGGCTACGGCATCGATAAGGGCAAACTGTCGGCTCAGCTCCAGTACACCATCGAAGACCGCAAACTGGTCGCTTCGCATCAGGTGTTTCTCGATCAACTGACCTTTGGGCCGCCAACCGGTAGTCCTGATGCCATCCAGGCGCCGGTGCAACTGGCGATGGCCTTGCTCAAAAACCGTCGCGGAGAGATCGATTTACATCTGCCGGTGAGCGGTACGCTGGACGACCCGCAGTTCAGCGTCGGCGGCTTGGTTTTGCGCGCCATCATGAGTTTGCTGGGCAAAGCGGTGACTTCGCCGTTTGCTTTGCTGGGCTCGATGTTTGGCGGCGGCGAAGAGCTTTCACAACTGACGTTCGAGCCTGGCACCGCCGAACTGGGGCCGGAGGCGCTGACCCGCCTGCGTACCTTGGCCGACGCCTTGCGCGACCGACCGGCGCTGAAGCTGGAAATTGCCGGCCGTGCCGATCCGGCCACCGACAGAGACGCCCTCAAGCGGCTGGCCTTGCTGCGCACCGTCAAGGCCGTCAAGCAGCGCGCGCTCGTCGACGGTGGCGGACAAGCACCGGCGCTCGACGAGCTGACGCTGACCGACGAGGAGTACCCGGCGTTGCTGCGCAAAGCTTACCGCGAAGGCGATTTCGAAAAGCCGCGCAACTTCTTCGGCATGATCAAGGATGTGCCAGTCGCGCAGATGGAGGCTGCCCTACTGGCCAACACGGTGCTCGAGGCCGAAGCTTTCAGCGCGCTGGCGCAGCAACGTGCGTGGGCTGCGCGTGATTGGCTGATCGACGAGGGCGGGGTGCCGGCCGAGCGGGTCTTTGTCCGTGCGCCCCAGATCGGGCAGACAGGCGGGCAGGACTGTGGTGCCTGTGTGCACTTTGCCTTGCGCTGA
- a CDS encoding bifunctional O-acetylhomoserine aminocarboxypropyltransferase/cysteine synthase — MKFETIAVHGGYQPDPTTRAVAVPIYQTTSYAFDDTQHGADLFDLKVQGNIYTRIMNPTTAVLEQRVAAMEGGIGALAVASGMSAITYAIQTIAEVGDNIVSAATLYGGTYNLFAHTFPQLGIEVRFADASNPDSFAALIDERTKAVYCESVGNPLGNVTDIGRLAEIAHQAGVPLIVDNTVPTPYLCRPFEHGADIVVHALTKYLGGHGNSIGGIIVDSGKFPWAEHKARFRRLNEPDVSYHGVVYTEALGAAAYIARARVVPLRNTGAALSPFNAFLILQGIETVALRMDRICENTLKVAEYLKKHPKVAWVKYAGLPDHADHTLVQKYMGGRASGILSFGVKGGLEAGGRFQDALKLVTRLVNIGDAKTLACHPASTTHRQLSPAELAKAGVTPDMVRLSIGIEHIDDILADLEQALAAA, encoded by the coding sequence ATGAAATTCGAGACGATTGCCGTTCATGGCGGTTACCAACCCGACCCCACTACCCGCGCGGTGGCCGTGCCGATCTACCAGACCACCTCTTACGCCTTCGATGACACCCAGCATGGCGCGGATCTGTTCGACCTCAAGGTGCAGGGTAACATCTACACCCGCATCATGAACCCGACCACCGCAGTGCTGGAGCAGCGCGTGGCAGCGATGGAAGGCGGCATCGGTGCGCTGGCGGTGGCCTCCGGCATGTCAGCAATCACCTACGCCATCCAGACCATTGCCGAAGTGGGCGACAACATCGTTTCCGCAGCCACCCTCTACGGCGGCACTTACAACCTGTTTGCCCACACCTTTCCGCAACTGGGCATCGAGGTGCGATTTGCCGATGCGAGCAACCCCGACTCCTTTGCCGCGCTGATCGACGAGCGCACCAAAGCGGTGTATTGCGAATCGGTGGGCAACCCGCTGGGCAACGTCACCGACATTGGCCGCCTTGCAGAAATTGCCCACCAGGCCGGCGTGCCACTGATCGTGGACAACACCGTGCCCACGCCCTACCTGTGCCGCCCCTTCGAGCACGGCGCCGACATCGTGGTGCATGCGCTGACCAAGTATCTGGGCGGGCATGGCAACTCGATCGGCGGCATCATCGTCGATTCAGGCAAATTCCCCTGGGCCGAGCACAAGGCGCGCTTTCGCCGTCTGAACGAACCGGACGTGTCCTACCACGGCGTGGTCTACACCGAAGCGCTTGGCGCTGCGGCCTACATCGCCCGCGCCCGCGTAGTGCCGCTGCGCAACACCGGGGCTGCGCTGTCGCCTTTCAACGCTTTTTTGATCCTCCAGGGCATCGAGACCGTAGCGCTGCGCATGGACCGCATTTGCGAAAACACCCTGAAGGTGGCCGAGTACCTGAAGAAGCACCCGAAGGTGGCATGGGTGAAGTACGCCGGCCTGCCCGATCATGCCGACCATACGCTGGTGCAGAAGTACATGGGCGGCCGCGCCTCAGGCATTCTCTCTTTCGGCGTCAAAGGCGGTCTGGAGGCCGGCGGCCGCTTTCAGGATGCGCTGAAACTGGTGACCCGGCTGGTCAACATCGGCGATGCCAAGACGCTCGCCTGCCACCCGGCATCCACCACCCACCGCCAGCTCTCGCCTGCGGAACTGGCCAAGGCGGGCGTCACCCCCGACATGGTGCGGCTGTCGATCGGTATCGAGCACATCGACGACATCCTGGCCGACCTGGAGCAGGCGCTGGCTGCGGCCTGA
- a CDS encoding putative bifunctional diguanylate cyclase/phosphodiesterase has translation MHASIVSLATKLRSVAVDKDILLFEIGLLEKFVITSEVIRDWRVYVGRLLEDINSVIEAHVLFSVFQIDDELFDVEIFWHCTPSEAARGQIERSIRDALHADTRFGEPATLNIHHHTPDNERAMTLAEQDAMVLRIKSFFVDRPRIGNIVGIGVHSDALADHTHSLVLDSILSTLLNVVGSIKAIHKYTRELEYYATRDPLTDLYNQRVFWELLGYEIGRSQRHNTKFTLLLIDLDNFKLINDHYGHATGDRFLQRFAEAVSSALRGGDILARYGGDEFVVVLPETDVEQGYAIAQRVLEAAKSISLEVTPGGEQIHGSVSIGLAVYPDHATDAKDLFLFADNMMYRAKAEGKERVSLPSPEDVMAVFRDVSEMGVAVLAAVNERRVIPFFQPILGLKNNRLAAVEVLSRLEINGELMRADQFIEIAEKIGVIHRLDAIVIEAALAKIKDSDYDGYIFFNLSPRALVLSEFARTLRTVVKASGIAPERIVFEITERDTVKNLSLLERFITDLKSEGFGLAIDDFGSGFSSFHYLRRFPFDFLKIEGDFIANMLNSERDRVFVQSITELAKALDIQVVAEFVESAEVLEMLRELKIDFAQGYYIGRPERQVTLSQTLSAPT, from the coding sequence GTGCATGCCTCTATTGTGTCGCTGGCCACCAAGCTGCGCTCGGTGGCGGTGGACAAAGACATTTTGTTGTTCGAAATCGGTCTGCTGGAAAAATTCGTCATCACTTCCGAGGTCATCCGCGACTGGCGTGTGTATGTGGGGCGTCTGCTGGAAGACATCAACAGCGTAATCGAAGCCCATGTGCTGTTTTCAGTCTTTCAGATCGATGACGAACTGTTCGATGTGGAAATTTTCTGGCACTGCACACCAAGCGAAGCCGCCCGGGGTCAGATCGAACGCTCTATCCGCGATGCCTTGCACGCCGATACCCGCTTTGGTGAACCGGCGACACTGAACATCCACCATCACACCCCGGATAATGAACGCGCGATGACGCTGGCCGAACAGGACGCGATGGTGCTGCGCATCAAGTCCTTCTTCGTGGACCGGCCGCGCATCGGCAACATCGTAGGCATTGGGGTGCATTCCGATGCGCTGGCCGACCACACCCACAGCCTGGTGCTCGACAGCATTCTGTCTACCCTGCTCAACGTAGTGGGCTCGATCAAGGCCATCCATAAATACACCCGAGAACTGGAGTACTACGCCACCCGCGACCCGCTCACCGATCTCTACAACCAGCGGGTGTTCTGGGAACTGCTGGGTTACGAAATCGGCCGCAGCCAGCGCCATAACACCAAGTTCACCCTGCTGCTGATCGACCTGGACAACTTCAAGCTGATCAACGACCACTACGGCCACGCCACCGGCGACCGCTTCCTGCAGCGCTTTGCCGAGGCGGTGAGCAGCGCACTGCGCGGTGGCGACATCCTGGCGCGTTACGGTGGCGACGAGTTTGTCGTCGTGCTGCCGGAAACCGATGTCGAACAGGGTTATGCGATTGCCCAACGTGTGCTGGAAGCCGCCAAGTCGATCTCGCTCGAGGTTACTCCCGGCGGCGAGCAGATCCATGGTTCGGTGTCCATTGGCCTGGCGGTGTATCCGGACCATGCAACCGACGCCAAGGATCTCTTCCTGTTTGCCGACAACATGATGTACCGCGCCAAGGCCGAAGGTAAGGAGCGGGTGTCGCTGCCGTCGCCCGAAGACGTGATGGCGGTGTTCCGGGATGTCTCGGAAATGGGCGTGGCGGTGCTGGCGGCGGTCAACGAGCGCCGGGTGATTCCCTTCTTCCAGCCCATCCTGGGCCTGAAAAACAACCGCTTGGCAGCGGTGGAGGTGCTCTCCCGCCTGGAGATCAACGGTGAGCTGATGCGCGCCGATCAGTTCATCGAAATCGCCGAAAAAATCGGCGTGATCCACCGCCTGGACGCGATCGTCATCGAGGCTGCATTGGCCAAGATCAAAGACAGCGATTACGACGGCTATATTTTCTTCAACCTGTCGCCGCGCGCCCTGGTGCTCTCGGAGTTCGCCCGTACCCTGCGCACCGTGGTCAAGGCTTCCGGCATCGCGCCCGAGCGCATCGTCTTCGAGATCACCGAGCGGGATACGGTAAAAAATCTGTCGCTACTCGAACGCTTCATCACCGACCTGAAATCCGAGGGCTTTGGTCTGGCCATCGACGACTTCGGCTCGGGTTTCTCGTCCTTCCACTACCTGCGCCGCTTCCCTTTCGACTTTCTCAAGATCGAAGGCGACTTCATCGCCAACATGCTCAACAGCGAGCGCGACCGGGTATTCGTGCAAAGCATCACCGAGCTGGCCAAGGCGCTCGACATCCAGGTAGTGGCAGAATTCGTGGAATCGGCCGAGGTGCTGGAGATGCTACGCGAATTGAAGATCGATTTTGCCCAGGGCTACTACATCGGCCGACCGGAGCGCCAAGTGACCCTATCGCAGACGCTCAGCGCACCGACCTGA
- the tnpC gene encoding IS66 family transposase: MNLPAPIDRASLPTEVAPLQDLVLELGQQMQAMRAQFDAQLDTLRHQLVELRRRLFGPRSEVIHLGQAELWSDPVQFPVPAEERREVGAHTRRKGGRPAISPDLPRRRVEHDLSDAEKAGYASLERIGEEVSELLEYIPARLEVIQNVRLKYRCESADGRSTVRTATAQGSPLLRSNAGAGLLAHVMVSKYLDHCPLARQSRIFARQGVALSRQTLCDWVLDATELLAVLMPALQRHVLSSPVIFTDDTTLALQAPGKTITARMWVYLAGGQQKDDEGQWHKVAPAALYDFTADRSGTHPRRILGAWRGYLQADDYSGYHASFREGVTHVACWAHVRRKFFDVIKAAPKGAPPGLADDALRFIGLIYRIERRLAEADPDVRLRVRQGRTRRVLTAFHRWLAHHQPTLLPRSPLGRAFAYALSNWTALTVFADSGLLAPDNNTAERAMRPVAISRKNWLFAGSPRGGRAAAVALSLIETARLNGIEPYAYLKDVLTRLPGHRMDRLDELLPMNWKPAP; this comes from the coding sequence ATGAACCTGCCTGCCCCGATCGATCGCGCCAGCCTGCCCACGGAGGTTGCTCCGCTGCAGGATCTGGTGCTCGAGCTGGGGCAGCAGATGCAGGCGATGCGTGCGCAGTTCGACGCCCAGCTCGATACCCTGCGTCACCAGTTGGTCGAGCTGCGGCGGCGCCTGTTCGGGCCGCGCAGCGAGGTGATCCACCTCGGGCAGGCAGAACTGTGGTCCGACCCAGTACAGTTCCCTGTGCCGGCCGAGGAGCGGCGCGAGGTCGGCGCTCACACCCGGCGCAAGGGCGGGCGGCCGGCGATCAGCCCGGATCTGCCGCGCCGGCGCGTCGAGCACGACCTCTCCGATGCCGAGAAGGCCGGCTACGCCTCGCTCGAGCGCATCGGCGAGGAGGTCTCGGAGTTGCTCGAGTACATCCCCGCCCGGCTCGAAGTGATCCAGAACGTGCGCCTGAAGTACCGCTGCGAGAGCGCCGACGGCCGCAGTACCGTGCGCACTGCTACGGCCCAGGGCTCGCCGCTGCTCAGGAGCAACGCCGGCGCCGGGCTGCTCGCCCACGTGATGGTGTCGAAATACCTCGATCACTGCCCGCTGGCGCGACAGTCGCGGATCTTTGCGCGCCAAGGCGTTGCCCTGTCACGTCAGACGCTGTGCGACTGGGTGCTCGATGCGACCGAGTTGCTCGCCGTGTTGATGCCGGCCCTGCAGCGCCACGTACTCTCGAGCCCGGTGATCTTCACCGACGACACCACGCTGGCCCTTCAGGCCCCCGGCAAGACGATCACCGCCCGGATGTGGGTCTATCTGGCCGGCGGGCAACAGAAGGACGATGAGGGTCAGTGGCACAAGGTGGCTCCGGCCGCCCTCTACGACTTCACGGCCGATCGATCCGGGACGCATCCGCGCCGGATCCTGGGCGCGTGGCGCGGCTACCTGCAGGCCGACGACTACAGCGGCTACCACGCCAGCTTCCGCGAGGGCGTCACCCATGTGGCGTGCTGGGCGCATGTGCGGCGCAAGTTCTTCGATGTGATCAAGGCCGCCCCCAAGGGGGCGCCGCCCGGGCTGGCCGATGACGCGTTGCGCTTCATCGGGCTGATCTACCGCATCGAGCGTCGCCTGGCCGAGGCCGACCCGGACGTACGCCTGCGCGTGCGCCAAGGGCGCACCCGGCGGGTGCTGACCGCGTTCCACCGTTGGCTCGCCCATCACCAGCCGACGCTGCTGCCGCGCTCGCCGCTGGGACGTGCGTTTGCCTACGCGCTGTCGAACTGGACAGCGCTCACCGTGTTTGCCGACAGTGGCCTGCTCGCGCCGGACAACAATACCGCCGAGCGGGCGATGCGGCCGGTGGCGATCTCGAGGAAGAACTGGCTGTTTGCCGGAAGTCCACGTGGCGGACGGGCCGCCGCCGTGGCACTCTCGCTGATCGAGACGGCGCGGTTGAACGGCATTGAGCCCTACGCCTACCTGAAGGATGTGCTCACGCGCCTGCCCGGCCACCGCATGGACCGGCTCGACGAACTGCTGCCGATGAACTGGAAGCCCGCGCCCTGA
- the tnpB gene encoding IS66 family insertion sequence element accessory protein TnpB (TnpB, as the term is used for proteins encoded by IS66 family insertion elements, is considered an accessory protein, since TnpC, encoded by a neighboring gene, is a DDE family transposase.), whose product MILSSAIRAHVYSEAVDMRKSIDGLAQIVSRCMGMNPLSGQVFVFIGRRRDKAKLLVWDRHGFWVLYKRLERGRFTDPARLSAEGLAMSELLAWLDGIDLSRTRRLAPVAASVVG is encoded by the coding sequence GTGATCCTGTCCTCGGCGATCCGCGCCCACGTCTATAGCGAAGCGGTGGACATGAGGAAGTCGATCGATGGGCTCGCGCAGATCGTGTCGCGCTGCATGGGCATGAACCCGCTCTCGGGTCAGGTGTTCGTGTTCATCGGTCGGCGCCGCGACAAGGCCAAGCTGCTGGTGTGGGACCGCCATGGGTTCTGGGTGCTGTACAAGCGCCTGGAGCGCGGGCGTTTCACCGACCCCGCGCGGCTGTCGGCTGAGGGCCTGGCGATGAGCGAGTTGCTGGCCTGGCTCGATGGTATCGATCTGTCGCGGACACGCCGCCTGGCGCCGGTGGCGGCCAGCGTCGTGGGGTAA
- the tnpA gene encoding IS66 family insertion sequence element accessory protein TnpA, translating to MMEQDRLMALEEPPAQDRGEAGVQRRVHRDDAFWRSHEQQRRRQGLSIPQYCQATGLALSTFRHRINRLAAVEAGSAVGEAGGRFIALVQPASSGQVDAMQIEVVLPESMTLRLHGAAARQVLDRVLARLP from the coding sequence ATGATGGAGCAGGACAGACTGATGGCGCTGGAAGAACCACCGGCTCAGGACCGTGGCGAAGCGGGCGTTCAGCGGCGCGTGCATCGCGACGATGCATTCTGGCGCTCGCATGAGCAGCAGCGGCGCCGGCAAGGCTTGAGCATTCCGCAGTATTGCCAGGCCACCGGCCTGGCGCTGTCGACGTTCCGGCACCGCATCAACCGCCTGGCCGCTGTCGAGGCAGGGTCGGCAGTGGGCGAAGCCGGCGGCCGGTTCATCGCGCTCGTGCAGCCAGCCTCCTCGGGGCAGGTCGATGCGATGCAGATCGAAGTCGTGCTGCCCGAATCGATGACGCTGCGCCTGCACGGGGCGGCTGCGCGGCAGGTGCTCGATCGCGTGCTGGCGCGGCTGCCGTGA
- the pabB gene encoding aminodeoxychorismate synthase component I — protein MLPTPPFALFDDNQDAAGDLLLSDLRHTLQCTRAEDIESTFAAIEAAQAAGYWVALAADYELGYLLEPRLVPLLPAKREAPLFTAWVFARGQRRSAAQTADDIAATLAPLCEHQRLAGVMDLAPTLDAGRYRAAVERIRALIHAGDCYQANYTFALTGRCYGAPLALYERLRRAQPVRYGAYITDGRRHLLSRSPELFIQRCGRRLTCRPMKGTAPRTSDPQALAASAKNRAENVMIVDLIRNDLGRLAPAGGVRVESLCDIEPYPSVWQMTSTVNAEPVSAGLSEIFRALFPCGSVTGAPRIRAMEIIRELETQPRGIYCGALGWLAPNGDFRFNVPIRTLTIDPHGRIHLGIGSGIVADSDPEDEWRECLLKGSFVHRAPPGFALIETLRCQPADANPYPLLERHLARLARSALTLGFACDLPALRAALLREADGRSGTLRVRLQLEADGRYMIGATPLDDLPDSLSVTLSSHRLRADDPLLRHKTTARSLYDRELTQAIAAGHFDLLYFNERGQLCEGARSSVFVELDGQLWTPPLACGLLDGVWRRKMLDEGRARERVLTLAELRAASALYLGNALRGLLRVQLS, from the coding sequence ATGCTTCCCACGCCGCCTTTCGCGCTGTTCGACGATAACCAGGATGCCGCTGGCGATTTGTTGCTCAGCGATCTGCGCCACACTTTGCAGTGCACACGGGCGGAGGATATCGAAAGCACTTTCGCCGCCATCGAAGCCGCCCAGGCCGCCGGCTACTGGGTGGCGCTGGCGGCCGACTACGAATTGGGTTACCTGCTGGAGCCGCGCCTGGTGCCGCTGCTGCCGGCTAAGCGCGAAGCGCCGCTATTTACCGCCTGGGTGTTCGCCCGTGGCCAGCGGCGCAGCGCGGCGCAGACCGCCGACGACATCGCCGCCACGCTCGCGCCGCTTTGCGAACACCAGCGTCTTGCCGGGGTGATGGATTTGGCCCCAACGCTGGATGCTGGGCGCTACCGCGCCGCGGTCGAACGCATCCGCGCGCTGATCCACGCCGGCGACTGCTACCAGGCGAACTACACGTTCGCGCTCACCGGCCGTTGCTACGGCGCCCCGCTTGCGCTCTATGAGCGTTTGCGGCGCGCTCAGCCGGTGCGCTACGGTGCCTATATCACCGACGGCCGGCGCCATCTGCTCTCACGCTCGCCGGAGCTCTTCATCCAGCGCTGCGGCCGCAGATTGACCTGCCGGCCGATGAAGGGCACCGCGCCCCGCACCAGCGACCCGCAGGCGCTGGCAGCCTCTGCCAAGAACCGCGCCGAAAACGTGATGATCGTGGATCTGATCCGTAACGATCTCGGACGACTGGCGCCGGCCGGCGGGGTACGGGTAGAGAGCTTGTGCGACATCGAACCTTATCCCAGCGTCTGGCAGATGACCTCCACGGTCAACGCCGAACCGGTCAGCGCAGGACTGAGCGAAATTTTCCGCGCGCTTTTTCCCTGCGGCTCGGTCACCGGCGCGCCGCGCATCCGCGCCATGGAGATCATCCGCGAACTGGAAACACAGCCACGCGGCATCTATTGCGGTGCGCTGGGCTGGCTGGCGCCGAATGGCGACTTCCGCTTCAACGTGCCGATCCGCACGCTGACCATCGACCCACACGGCCGCATCCATCTGGGCATTGGCAGCGGCATCGTGGCCGATTCCGACCCTGAGGACGAATGGCGCGAATGCTTGCTCAAAGGCAGCTTTGTGCACCGCGCACCACCAGGTTTCGCACTGATCGAAACGCTGCGCTGCCAGCCGGCCGACGCAAACCCCTATCCGCTGCTCGAACGCCATCTCGCCCGCCTGGCGCGCTCGGCGCTCACGCTGGGCTTTGCCTGCGATCTGCCGGCGCTACGCGCCGCCTTGCTTAGGGAAGCAGACGGGCGCAGCGGCACGCTGCGGGTGCGCCTGCAACTGGAAGCGGACGGCCGATACATGATCGGCGCCACGCCACTGGATGACTTGCCGGACAGCTTGAGCGTGACGCTGTCGTCCCACCGGCTGCGCGCCGATGATCCGTTACTGCGCCACAAAACCACCGCCCGCAGTCTCTACGACCGCGAACTGACCCAGGCCATAGCCGCCGGCCACTTCGACCTGCTGTACTTCAACGAACGTGGCCAGCTGTGCGAGGGCGCGCGCAGCAGCGTGTTCGTGGAGCTGGACGGCCAACTGTGGACGCCGCCGCTCGCCTGCGGTCTGCTCGATGGCGTATGGCGCCGCAAGATGCTCGACGAAGGCCGCGCCCGCGAACGGGTGCTGACCCTGGCCGAACTGCGCGCAGCATCCGCCCTTTACCTGGGCAACGCCTTGCGCGGGCTGCTGCGGGTGCAGCTGAGCTGA